The Candidatus Methylomirabilota bacterium region CTCGTCGAGCCCGGCGCCGGCGGCGTCGCCGCCGAGAAGGGCGACACGAGCCTCGGCGGCCGGATCCCCGTCAACACCTCCGGCGGGCTCAAGGCCAAGGGGCATCCGATCGGTGCCACCGGGGCCGCCCAGATCGCCGAGATCACGACCCAGCTCCGGGGCGAGGCCGGCCGGCGCCAGGTCGACGGCGCCCGGGTAGGGCTCACGCACACCCTCGGCGGCAACACCGCGACCGTGCTGGTGAGCCTCTTCGGGTGCGACGACGGTCGATGAGTCGGACGACGGACGGCCAGGTCCTGACCCTCAAGGAATTCTTCGAGGGTGTCCGCGCCGGCCGGCTGGTGGTCCAGCGCTGCACCGCCTGTGAGAGCCTGGCCGTCCCGCCGAAAGCGCTGTGTCCGGCCTGCCACGCCCGCGCCTGGGAGCGTGTCCCGCTTCAGGGCGAGGGTGAGGTGGCGTCCTACACGGTGATTCGCGTGCCCCCGGCCCCGCTGGCCGGCCAGGCCCCTTACGCGATCGCGGTGGTGCGCTTCCCGGAGGGCGTGTCGCTGCTCGGCCGGC contains the following coding sequences:
- a CDS encoding Zn-ribbon domain-containing OB-fold protein, which produces MSRTTDGQVLTLKEFFEGVRAGRLVVQRCTACESLAVPPKALCPACHARAWERVPLQGEGEVASYTVIRVPPAPLAGQAPYAIAVVRFPEGVSLLGRLTGVAVDAVRVGLPVRFIAPADPTTDPPIITFTPRD